A single Eremothecium sinecaudum strain ATCC 58844 chromosome VIII, complete sequence DNA region contains:
- the IFH1 gene encoding Ifh1p (Syntenic homolog of Ashbya gossypii AGR179W; Syntenic homolog of Saccharomyces cerevisiae YLR223C (IFH1) and YDR223W (CRF1)): MVVGKGAKRGAVDSSGNADNSSISSKLPAKLMDVKLNSRPRRFSLIYSSDESSLSNVSEGDEQRKRIYKNGKRPVGRGKSGRLIQDTAADSNNDSERTDSSSYVKSHDTNGDDDDEDDDESSSMSSSDDDVDFVRLTAERKKRALKALNAMKLHRESIKASGRVAGKYPAGYAAVASYRTNREKTPLDDDFPSDSSKNDDNALSFNFKKGDGIQFGGKGDGYLSQDESDEDLGEEVYEKERKSGGKTVASESTSVDHLGVPQISETEESEYDFDQDAYFKTLEEDAENVTGMDTGLETGDDDMAILEEEEQNMMQQLENDDDISFDGSIHEEGDDPVDNEENVDEDAARNNTVKDDPDGDDDDYDDEIMSDFDMPFYEDPKFANLYYSDNREQPLSLSVSLPLILNDEKRRRQELKKKKLAERVERLRRPKLIEKERSATPDIGSDDYVFGLFFNSDGESNAPGNIGIDSAIRRLNAAKNFYENSSAEEEYENILLDIAHMPTEDEDDDSIEVDDEDIDITGASDIEDDDDVSMSHIFIDIDDLDPDAFYFQYGSSSDRESSGKSMDLIRHPSNVSDNSVEDVVYMDNESTDEDETLPPHNSRTRKIGSKAKEVVSANTVGLKPPRLGTWKADTKPFSIIDGLSTKSLLPLIQEHQQLLEAQNQQPHIVENMPVVSNSDVKSDGEPKLTINDLLNMSELDDDESQVLNFGNYENKPKVPLSAFRNKGINVYEDEEYTLPIFSARKFPIGYVGSERTRRKIDRMKELQQKKQEKRRKLRKRKKLLKLKRKRALDEKERALKGDEVDSASLMSGKVTLGDGEVDQNGNLPILGSDGPLQGTLASPNTPKSPGKPTDMDEINQLLVDDDGILTAASHGSELYITDSNDIDMLASLTAPISCAESNDPTNSITAMRRRHSLAEAAAGNLRFTKSGLFSESALADLDEMIGNSNNGHMIEFSKVLQ, translated from the coding sequence ATGGTAGTTGGGAAGGGTGCTAAAAGGGGTGCTGTGGATTCGTCGGGGAATGCCGACAATTCAAGTATATCGAGTAAATTACCAGCGAAATTGATGGATGTGAAATTGAATTCAAGGCCAAGAAGGTTTAGTTTGATTTATTCCAGTGATGAATCGTCCTTGTCGAATGTATCGGAAGGTGATGAACAGCGAAAGCGGATATATAAGAACGGAAAACGACCGGTTGGTAGAGGGAAAAGTGGTCGACTGATACAAGATACCGCAGCAGATTCAAACAACGATTCGGAACGTACTGATTCTTCTAGTTACGTGAAGAGCCATGATACGAATGGGgacgatgatgatgaagatgacgatGAATCCAGTTCTATGAGCAGTTCAGATGACGATGTTGACTTCGTTCGACTTACAGCGGAGCGAAAGAAAAGGGCATTAAAGGCGTTAAACGCCATGAAACTGCATAGAGAGTCGATAAAAGCCTCGGGTAGAGTAGCAGGGAAGTACCCTGCCGGGTATGCGGCTGTTGCATCTTATAGAACAAATCGAGAGAAGACTCCGCTTGATGATGATTTTCCTTCCGATTCTTCTAAGAATGACGACAATGCTCTTTCcttcaatttcaaaaaaGGAGATGGAATTCAATTTGGAGGTAAGGGTGATGGTTATCTTTCTCAGGATGAAAGTGATGAGGATTTGGGAGAGGAAGTTTATGAGAAGGAAAGGAAATCTGGCGGAAAGACTGTTGCATCTGAATCAACAAGCGTTGATCATTTGGGAGTACCCCAAATATCTGAAACAGAGGAATCTGAGTACGACTTTGATCAGGACGCATACTTTAAGACATTAGAGGAAGATGCAGAAAATGTTACTGGCATGGATACAGGATTGGAGACAGGAGATGATGACATGGCTATACTGGAGGAGGAGGAACAAAACATGATGCAGCAACTAgaaaatgatgatgacaTATCGTTTGATGGTAGTATACATGAGGAGGGTGATGATCCGGTGGATAATGAGGAAAATGTAGATGAGGATGCAGCAAGGAATAATACAGTGAAAGATGATCCTGATGGGGATGATGACGACTATGATGACGAAATTATGAGTGATTTTGACATGCCTTTTTATGAGGATCCCAAGTTTGCTAATCTATATTACAGTGATAATCGAGAGCAGCCCCTTTCATTAAGCGTATCGCTGCCGCTCATTCTCAATGATGAGAAGAGGAGGAGACAAGAattaaagaagaaaaaacTTGCTGAACGTGTGGAACGTCTTCGAAGACCGAAACTTATTGAGAAAGAACGTTCTGCTACTCCAGATATAGGCTCTGACGACTACGTGTTTGGTCTCTTTTTCAATTCGGACGGTGAAAGCAACGCTCCGGGGAATATTGGAATTGATTCTGCAATCAGGCGATTAAATGCGGCTAAGAATTTCTATGAAAACTCATCTGCAGAAGAGGAATATGAAAACATTTTGCTCGATATTGCCCATATGCCAAccgaagatgaagatgacgatAGCATAGAGgttgatgatgaagatatTGATATTACTGGCGCAAGCGATatcgaagatgatgatgatgtCAGCATGTCTCATATTTTCATCGATATAGACGATTTAGATCCTGACGCTTTTTACTTCCAGTACGGTTCTTCTTCTGACAGGGAAAGTAGCGGGAAAAGCATGGATCTTATCAGACATCCTTCAAATGTTTCTGACAACAGTGTGGAGGACGTCGTCTATATGGACAATGAATCCactgatgaagatgaaacTCTCCCTCCTCATAATTCTAGGACAAGAAAAATTGGTAGCAAAGCTAAAGAAGTGGTGAGTGCAAACACTGTAGGTCTAAAACCACCTCGGTTGGGTACATGGAAGGCAGATACCAAACCATTCAGCATTATCGACGGTTTGTCGACAAAATCATTATTACCGTTAATTCAGGAACATCAGCAACTGTTAGAAGCTCAAAACCAACAGCCTCATATTGTTGAAAATATGCCAGTGGTATCGAATAGCGACGTGAAATCCGATGGCGAGCCCAAATTGACTATAAACGACCTGTTGAATATGAGTGAACtagatgatgatgaaagTCAAGTTCTAAACTTCGGTAATTACGAGAATAAACCAAAGGTACCTCTCTCAGCATTTCGTAATAAGGGCATAAACGTCTATGAGGATGAAGAATATACATTACCCATTTTTTCGGCAAGGAAATTTCCTATCGGATACGTTGGTAGTGAAAGAACGAGAAGAAAGATAGATAGGATGAAAGAACTGCAACAAAAGAAACAGGAGAAACGGCGTAAATTGCGTAAACGAAAAAAGCTTTTAAAACTGAAACGTAAACGTGCACTGGATGAGAAGGAGAGGGCCTTAAAAGGCGATGAAGTCGATTCCGCAAGCTTAATGTCTGGCAAGGTTACCTTGGGTGATGGGGAAGTAGATCAGAACGGCAATCTCCCTATCCTGGGCTCTGATGGTCCCTTACAAGGTACACTAGCATCGCCAAATACTCCGAAATCTCCCGGGAAACCAACAGATATGGATGAAATTAACCAGTTATTAGTAGATGACGATGGGATATTAACTGCGGCAAGTCATGGTAGTGAATTGTACATCACGGATTCAAATGATATTGATATGTTAGCTTCGCTAACTGCTCCAATTTCATGTGCTGAAAGCAATGATCCAACAAACTCAATCACCGCAATGAGAAGAAGACATTCTCTAGCAGAAGCCGCTGCTGGAAACCTGAGGTTTACAAAAAGTGGGTTATTTAGTGAAAGTGCATTAGCTGATTTGGATGAAATGATCGGGAATTCTAACAATGGGCATATGATAGAATTCAGTAAAGTTCTTCAGTGA
- the GTB1 gene encoding Gtb1p (Syntenic homolog of Ashbya gossypii AGR178W; Syntenic homolog of Saccharomyces cerevisiae YDR221W (GTB1)): protein MKLDQYYKPSSVICLLVLAFGTMATKLAVRGVSPPDQHLYEPIPGDPTHWHCLNDSSIVLNIDQINDDYCDCPDGSDEPGTSACGGRTRFYCENKGFISKTIEGYKVSDGICDCCDCSDEYEREPWMRGATCEALAEDYKAMMKEELSNVEEGVRIMRSITSFNGSVDKDEEISRLNNSLLSFDEQIEKHGLLLTDVEELYRSKLETSDPVIAKFKNLNVEGLVTSIDEIFSSHSRLSAAYQDLRQIMLTLATHYNSQLKNTDVNANINKFENYMENHGQEHSFSSSLDDLQHQQLKDYFKDELFATFVNKQTDAKAKDIIGKYHVARAMLLSKYETKDELLKALHYLQGLMDNIKASQTAGIRDPAVNIAIESYDNYLHKYEGSLNNVEKPKDLFDNLTQIGHLVIKEAPSIENPDQHPGSDIWGILAPLKQMFFHSNNDPLKEQIDSLKSTIEKLTDERNSAMTRLQKLRREVEIANESSGQLSILKNQILKFGEHLDDSCITKKLDEFEYSVCPVLERGTIIQTSDESYERVLIGSYSSFHTDVPAANEYYLQHLRANYRHDNLISNLLNASSTTPQPDVIGNLMDVHNGLVLTFKNGKPCWNGPRRSATVHFLCGNESKIITVNELSRCTYTVLLSSPLGCNLNFNYKAPPLNL from the coding sequence ATGAAATTGGATCAATATTATAAACCATCTAGCGTGATTTGTCTTTTAGTACTGGCTTTTGGCACCATGGCTACTAAGCTGGCTGTTAGGGGCGTTTCGCCACCGGACCAGCACTTATATGAACCGATTCCCGGAGATCCCACGCATTGGCATTGCTTGAACGATTCTTCGATAGTTTTGAACATAGATCAGATTAATGATGACTACTGTGACTGTCCTGATGGCTCTGATGAGCCTGGAACAAGTGCATGTGGAGGCCGGACCCGTTTTTACTGCGAAAACAAAGGCTTTATATCCAAAACTATCGAGGGCTATAAGGTCAGTGACGGTATTTGTGACTGCTGTGATTGTTCTGATGAATATGAGCGTGAGCCTTGGATGCGGGGTGCAACTTGTGAAGCCTTGGCTGAAGATTATAAGGCAATGATGAAGGAAGAACTTTCAAACGTTGAAGAGGGAGTTCGTATAATGCGTTCGATCACTTCCTTTAACGGTAGTGTCGATAAGGATGAGGAGATTAGCAGACTCAATAACAGTTTGCTTTCTTTTGACGAGCAAATTGAGAAACACGGCTTGCTTCTTACCGATGTTGAGGAGTTGTATCGTTCAAAGCTGGAAACGTCAGACCCAGTTATAGCGAAATTCAAGAACTTAAATGTTGAAGGACTGGTAACATCAATCGATGAGATATTTTCATCTCACTCACGTTTGTCTGCAGCCTACCAAGATTTGCGCCAAATAATGCTTACGTTGGCCACACACTATAATTCACAGCTAAAGAACACTGATGTGAATGCAAATATCAACAAGTTCGAAAACTATATGGAAAATCATGGGCAAGAGCACAGTTTTAGTTCTAGTTTGGACGACTTGCAGCATCAGCAGCTAAAGGACTACTTTAAGGATGAGCTGTTTGCTACATTTGTTAATAAGCAGACAGATGCCAAAGCAAAGGACATTATCGGTAAGTACCATGTTGCCAGGGCAATGCTTTTGTCTAAATATGAGACCAAGGATGAGCTACTGAAAGCTTTGCATTATTTGCAAGGCCTCATGGACAATATCAAAGCCAGCCAGACTGCTGGTATCCGCGATCCTGCAGTCAACATCGCAATTGAGTCATACGACAACTACTTGCATAAATATGAAGGTTCGCTAAACAACGTAGAAAAGCCAAAAGATCTGTTCGACAACTTAACACAAATTGGACATTTGGTTATCAAAGAAGCTCCCTCTATCGAAAATCCGGATCAACATCCCGGCAGCGATATATGGGGCATCCTCGCACCCTTAAAGCAGATGTTCTTCCACTCGAACAACGACCCCTTAAAGGAACAGATTGACAGCTTGAAATCTACTATAGAAAAGCTCACGGATGAGAGGAATTCTGCAATGACAAGGCTCCAAAAACTGCGCAGAGAAGTAGAAATAGCAAACGAAAGTAGCGGCCAGCTTTCTATTCTAAAGAACCAAATCTTGAAATTTGGTGAGCATCTCGACGACTCCTGTATTACCAAAAAGCTCGACGAATTTGAATACTCCGTCTGCCCAGTACTCGAGAGAGGTACTATCATACAGACAAGTGATGAAAGCTACGAAAGAGTGCTAATAGGTAGTTACTCTTCCTTCCACACTGACGTGCCTGCGGCAAACGAATACTACCTCCAACATCTTCGCGCCAACTATCGCCACGATAACCTCATCTCAAACCTCCTAAATGCCTCCTCGACCACCCCACAACCGGACGTAATAGGAAACTTAATGGACGTCCACAACGGACTGGTTCTTACTTTCAAAAATGGAAAACCCTGCTGGAACGGACCAAGAAGGTCCGCAACTGTTCACTTCCTCTGCGGAAACGAATCCAAAATTATAACAGTAAATGAACTTTCCCGGTGCACTTATACAGTTCTACTTTCAAGTCCCCTCGGGTGCAACTTAAACTTCAACTACAAAGCACCACCATTGAACTTGTAA
- the MFB1 gene encoding Mfb1p (Syntenic homolog of Ashbya gossypii AGR177C; Syntenic homolog of Saccharomyces cerevisiae YDR219C (MFB1)) — protein MGEFQSLDQLPLNIIFQILTYLSIQDLRNVSQTCKTLRVLCNESIAYNKYMKDPACGNQWSGGFIHHLLAMYNDEGLLCCFPSKRATSETLRYVQSCMRLGSLRLITMLGSLRPGSQSSVKRAGGYFISLDAGDDDNESYKFGGDITYFSEQEFQCYESIEDASAEPGDQEDLEANGLRRAKDTDMDMEPETCRSSSTAPPIPSLLFKTSLKKMGMTNGFYQPAYLTAFPSKLFKELRQREAVTEGNSIDGEMSSDLRQPATIKGTPSKRGTRRFKLGQNGEEDNFLGDDEHETDADEEDDRHRLTPSSRMPANFNVSPRSSNGGSDNSIFSDLKLTDSEHRAWTMGFELDPLSDSTNELDSGSSRSFLKKLQNPMRVREKAVLFDMLLNKEDKPAPPKAPASGEGTKRKLRDNYMREIDRHNSKPALTARTIAVFDNEKCLKGRYEDLWQQKEATDTDSTPTIRRKRKQLKAFVTDGNKICYERI, from the coding sequence ATGGGAGAGTTTCAATCTTTGGATCAGCTACCGTTGAATATAATATTTCAAATTCTCACGTACTTGAGTATACAAGACCTGCGGAATGTTTCACAAACGTGTAAGACTTTGAGGGTACTCTGTAATGAGAGCATTGCCTACAATAAATATATGAAAGATCCAGCTTGCGGGAACCAGTGGTCAGGAGGGTTTATCCATCATTTGTTGGCTATGTACAACGATGAGGGGTTACTGTGTTGTTTTCCTAGCAAAAGAGCTACTAGTGAGACATTGAGATATGTACAAAGTTGTATGCGGTTAGGATCACTGAGGTTAATCACTATGTTGGGTAGTCTGAGGCCTGGTTCACAATCATCTGTAAAAAGAGCTGGTGGTTATTTTATTTCGTTAGACGCGGGCGACGACGACAATGAATCCTACAAATTTGGAGGAGACATTACGTACTTCAGTGAGCAAGAATTCCAATGTTATGAAAGTATAGAGGATGCATCAGCAGAACCAGGCGATCAAGAAGATTTGGAAGCTAATGGATTAAGAAGGGCTAAGGATACAGATATGGATATGGAACCGGAAACGTGCAGGAGCAGTAGTACAGCTCCCCCAATACCTAGTCTTCTGTTTAAAACCAGCCTAAAAAAAATGGGTATGACAAACGGGTTCTACCAACCAGCTTATCTAACTGCCTTTCCTAGTAAACTATTCAAGGAGCTGCGACAGAGAGAAGCGGTTACCGAGGGTAATTCAATAGACGGAGAGATGAGCAGTGATTTAAGACAGCCTGCTACAATTAAGGGTACTCCTTCGAAAAGGGGAACTCGTCGCTTCAAACTTGGACAGAACGGAGAAGAAGACAATTTCCTCGGAGATGACGAACATGAAACTGACGCTGACGAAGAAGATGACAGACACAGGCTGACACCATCCTCAAGAATGCCCGCTAACTTTAACGTCTCACCCCGTTCCTCGAATGGCGGCTCGGACAACTCTATATTCTCCGACCTCAAACTTACGGACTCAGAACACAGAGCGTGGACAATGGGCTTTGAATTAGACCCGCTATCAGACTCCACTAATGAACTTGACTCTGGGTCCTCCAGAAGCTTCCTGAAGAAGTTGCAAAATCCAATGCGCGTTAGAGAAAAGGCTGTATTATTCGATATGTTACTCAACAAAGAGGATAAGCCTGCTCCTCCTAAAGCCCCTGCTTCAGGAGAAGGTACTAAGCGCAAACTAAGGGATAATTACATGCGAGAGATTGATCGCCATAACTCCAAGCCAGCATTAACTGCTCGAACAATTGCTGTATTTGACAACGAAAAGTGCTTAAAGGGAAGGTATGAAGATCTATGGCAGCAAAAAGAAGCCACAGACACTGATTCCACTCCCACGATACGACGCAAGAGAAAACAACTTAAAGCATTTGTGACTGATGGCAATAAGATTTGTTACGAGAGAATTTAA
- the BUR2 gene encoding Bur2p (Syntenic homolog of Ashbya gossypii AGR176C; Syntenic homolog of Saccharomyces cerevisiae YLR226W (BUR2)) — translation MGDNVTHDSGAEKAKENSSNLETDATKASATTESGFNLRKLWPDIIKIPSNRWVFSCKEIVDRLGTDPKTAHLTKKKMEKCLMYFYMLKKNLRLYDHTYTAACILFFRYWYMYELPSSMPDCIHLAQAILATACKAMENNRPLDMYVKATCEFMMKDMLQQRGRQNMDKLKWDVRDKLVKFEKQLLCQFGFDLDLQNPKELIEEIFSGFYRYNRDDKMDEEFKRVFPKILLEARTFIIQAGTQPVSLLCDGFTFTALAIIYAGLQYLRNEDKNFKFPKNFFSERFPVRLTSSMIVDLFTDYRILEDNFFDLKSNKGDKLEVKVDEIEKLIDEDEQEDLPNIVDPYDYEIIKNGECKQEFLDHTESKLRELHDKIVNDSGKKRPVTEEGLTKNDTKRMKV, via the coding sequence ATGGGCGATAACGTTACGCATGATTCAGGTGCCGAAAAGGCGAAAGaaaattcttcaaatttaGAGACTGACGCTACAAAGGCATCTGCTACTACAGAATCTGGCTTCAATTTGCGAAAATTATGGCCTGATATTATCAAAATACCTAGTAATAGATGGGTTTTCTCATGTAAAGAGATTGTTGATAGACTTGGGACTGATCCAAAGACTGCTCATCTTACTAAGAAGAAAATGGAAAAATGCTTGATGTACTTCTATATGTTAAAGAAGAACCTTCGACTATATGACCACACTTATACTGCTGCGTGCATTTTGTTTTTCCGATATTGGTACATGTATGAACTACCTTCCTCAATGCCTGATTGCATCCATTTGGCCCAGGCGATACTTGCTACCGCTTGTAAGGCCATGGAGAACAACAGACCGCTTGATATGTACGTGAAAGCTACCTGTGAATTTATGATGAAAGATATGTTACAGCAGCGTGGAAGGCAGAACATGGATAAGTTGAAGTGGGATGTCCGGGACAAATTGGTTAAGTTTGAGAAACAGCTTCTCTGCCAATTTGGCTTTGATCTAGACCTACAAAACCCCAAGGAGCTAATCGAGGAGATTTTTAGCGGATTTTATAGGTACAACCGAGATGATAAGATGGATGAAGAGTTTAAGAGGGTCTTTCCAAAAATACTGCTTGAAGCAAGGACTTTTATTATTCAGGCGGGCACACAACCTGTATCGCTGCTGTGCGATGGCTTCACATTTACCGCTCTGGCGATTATATATGCTGGATTACAGTACCTGCGAAATGAAGATAAGAACTTCAAGTTTCCTAAAAACTTTTTCAGTGAACGGTTTCCAGTTAGACTTACGAGTTCTATGATTGTGGACTTATTCACTGATTATAGAATACTGGAGGACAACTTCTTCGACCTGAAGAGTAACAAGGGTGATAAGCTGGAAGTAAAAGTAGATGAAATTGAGAAGCTAATAGACGAGGATGAACAAGAGGATCTACCGAACATTGTTGATCCTTATGATTATGAAATTATTAAGAATGGGGAGTGTAAACAGGAATTCTTAGATCATACAGAATCCAAACTTCGGGAGCTACACGACAAAATTGTTAATGATAGTGGTAAAAAGAGACCAGTTACTGAAGAGGGCCTCACAAAAAACGATACAAAGAGGATGAAAGTTTGA
- the SPR28 gene encoding septin SPR28 (Syntenic homolog of Ashbya gossypii AGR175C; Syntenic homolog of Saccharomyces cerevisiae YDR218C (SPR28)) — MASQEPRHTYQVLSSEEIRRRKNAKRGIQFCIMVIGETGSGKTTFLNNLCNRQIFVEDEPIDPSKAHMNPGLEIFTHQVQLHEENSTPISLDIILAPGLGDNIDNSRIPGQVVKYLETQFDSVLNEEIRIKRNTRIMDTRPHACLYFIRATSRGLREFDTQLMKELCTKVNIIPIISKADLFTEQELVLNKKLIMRDIKANNIKIYDFANDKLEDTLVPIDDNPVNIEKYDTEKGTTGFNTYGRSVIDDSNYVNEVNSATRIQDMLPFAIVSSNKKKQYPNGEVYHVREYPWGDVRIEDRTHSDFVYLKSILLGSHLQDLKDTTHDVLYENYRTEKLMSRNPTVSADNGGQDSTMMSFTLNGDDVSSVNNAMNNAALNLNHNSLYSVSHSRGINVHEEEEHDFSPVNNIGHDDSGHNGHNMPNSHGHGSRSQSSAFTNDYAGMEDFQLKSQLQKARGQSYAADVDYINQEKGLAI, encoded by the coding sequence ATGGCTTCTCAAGAACCAAGACATACTTACCAGGTGTTAAGCTCCGAAGAAATTCGTCGGCGTAAGAATGCCAAGAGGGGCATTCAGTTTTGCATTATGGTTATCGGCGAAACTGGTAGTGGTAAAACTACTTTCCTAAACAATTTGTGTAATAGACAAATCTTTGTGGAAGACGAACCAATAGATCCAAGTAAGGCTCATATGAACCCAGGATTGGAAATATTTACTCATCAAGTTCAACTTCATGAAGAAAACTCTACTCCAATCAGCTTAGACATTATTTTAGCTCCAGGGCTTGGCGATAACATTGATAACTCAAGAATTCCAGGCCAAGTAGTAAAATACTTGGAGACGCAATTTGATTCGGTGTTAAATGAAGAGATTAGAATTAAAAGAAACACCAGAATCATGGACACTAGGCCTCATGCATGCTTATATTTTATTAGAGCTACCTCCAGAGGATTGAGAGAGTTTGATACTCAATTGATGAAGGAGCTATGCACTAAGGTTAATATTATTCCGATAATCAGCAAAGCTGATCTTTTCACTGAACAAGAATTAGTGTTGAATAAAAAATTGATCATGAGGGATATCAAGGCAAACAATATAAAGATCTATGATTTTGCCAACGATAAGTTGGAGGATACCTTGGTTCCTATTGATGATAATCCCGTTAACATCGAGAAATATGATACTGAGAAGGGTACTACTGGCTTCAATACATATGGTAGATCAGTCATCGACGATTCTAACTATGTGAATGAGGTTAACTCTGCTACTAGGATTCAGGATATGTTGCCATTCGCCATTGTTAGCAGTAATAAAAAGAAGCAATATCCAAACGGTGAAGTCTACCACGTCAGAGAGTATCCATGGGGCGATGTGAGAATTGAAGACCGTACTCATTCCGATTTCGTTTATTTGAAGAGTATATTACTAGGCTCTCATTTGCAGGACTTGAAGGATACAACTCATGATGTCTTGTATGAAAATTATAGAACTGAGAAATTGATGTCTAGAAACCCAACAGTTTCAGCAGACAATGGGGGACAAGACTCAACCATGATGAGCTTCACACTCAACGGGGATGATGTTTCCAGTGTAAACAATGCAATGAATAATGCAGCTCTTAACTTGAATCATAATAGTCTATATAGCGTGAGCCATTCCAGAGGTATTAATGTTcatgaagaagaggaacATGATTTCAGCCCTGTCAATAATATTGGACATGATGACAGTGGCCATAATGGTCATAACATGCCTAATAGTCATGGTCACGGCAGCAGATCACAATCTAGTGCATTTACAAACGATTACGCTGGCATGGAAGACTTCCAACTTAAAAGCCAACTCCAGAAAGCTAGAGGGCAGAGTTACGCCGCAGACGTGGACTATATTAACCAAGAAAAAGGACTAGCTATTTAA
- the ADY4 gene encoding Ady4p (Syntenic homolog of Ashbya gossypii AGR174W; Syntenic homolog of Saccharomyces cerevisiae YLR227C (ADY4)), with product MCLPRLLKIDKIELSRRINDTMVYIPDTDFEPKYLTKKLASSEYEVNHIIMIKSVMVYVEFCEGHYNLAFQGFRWILQVIHELRKYSQLMNSHIVSSLHYERSLSLYALQSLILDPQAHVPKNPMAKVKNSRLDLVEGLLTNILECTFSYDMAYRSLNDQFMMSQLFFTFGGTYETMAILTGTLTPFQHGSDAPSYAVKPNKQHLGSMIRKYILAATLSLTGDDTTVVLSLQKVLTGLFLFGGVDIAHLHFFYEALKHFKMKSKSFDPDPKQMRCANVKLTMHCLELIRQVVTYWQKSNVKKSSSPLVLVMPSTDEVVLVESGSKKEPEKQEVHTYSLFMTSLKLKASNKTRFVDSKVDEGTNLESFEFVKFWEQCYIEHQGGVPDHLARLLNTL from the coding sequence ATGTGTTTGCCCAGGCTATTAAAAATCGATAAGATAGAGCTATCTCGAAGAATTAACGATACTATGGTTTATATCCCGGATACGGATTTTGAGCCGAAGTATTTAACGAAGAAACTAGCTTCTTCTGAATACGAGGTGAATCATATTATTATGATAAAAAGCGTGATGGTGTACGTAGAGTTTTGTGAAGGACACTACAACCTTGCTTTTCAAGGGTTCCGATGGATATTGCAGGTGATCCATGAGCTGCGGAAATACTCGCAGCTTATGAATTCTCATATTGTTTCATCTTTGCATTATGAGCGATCTTTATCTTTGTATGCGTTGCAATCGTTGATATTGGATCCTCAGGCTCATGTGCCGAAGAACCCTATGGCGAAGGTTAAGAATAGCAGGTTGGACTTGGTTGAAGGCCTTCTCACAAATATCTTGGAATGTACTTTTTCGTACGATATGGCATATAGGTCTTTGAATGATCAATTTATGATGAGCCAGTTGTTCTTCACATTTGGGGGGACATATGAGACAATGGCCATCTTAACTGGGACCTTAACACCGTTTCAGCATGGTTCAGATGCCCCTTCCTATGCTGTGAAGCCGAATAAACAGCATTTAGGTTCAATGATCAGGAAGTATATACTAGCTGCTACATTATCACTTACTGGAGATGACACTACTGTTGTTTTGAGCTTACAAAAGGTATTAACAGGCTTGTTTTTGTTCGGAGGAGTGGATATTGCACATTTGCACTTTTTCTATGAGGCATTGAAGCACTTCAAGATGAAATCAAAGTCCTTTGATCCTGATCCAAAGCAAATGAGATGTGCCAATGTCAAATTGACGATGCACTGTCTTGAACTTATCAGGCAGGTCGTTACATACTGGCAAAAATCCAATGTTAAAAAGTCGTCTTCTCCACTGGTACTCGTGATGCCTTCTACTGATGAGGTTGTGTTGGTTGAAAGTGGATCTAAGAAGGAGCCCGAGAAGCAGGAAGTTCATACGTATAGCTTATTCATGACATCACTAAAATTAAAAGCAAGTAACAAAACTCGGTTTGTAGATAGTAAAGTCGATGAGGGTACTAATCTAGAAAGCTTTGAATTTGTGAAGTTTTGGGAACAATGCTACATAGAACATCAAGGTGGAGTTCCAGATCACTTAGCTCGATTATTAAATACACTATAG